From the Elaeis guineensis isolate ETL-2024a chromosome 16, EG11, whole genome shotgun sequence genome, the window GCAATCCAACAAAGATACATAAATGTGATAAGAACATGAAAGGGAAAGTTTTGGTGTATAAATAGAAAATGCCAGTGAGCTAAAACAATAAACTCAAGCAGTGTATgctagaagaagaagacagaattaaTAAATTTGGCAGAACAATCTTCTCTACCATCTTGCTTCCCTTTTTTCCTAAAAAATGCAAACAATGTGAATAAGCAAGCCATGAACAATCTAaacattaaaattttaaacagcACCGACAAGCTTGTCTCATATAATCTTGGTCATGTGTTTGGCTTTACAGGTCCTACAGGCCTATTTGAAAAGGACTAACTCCTTCAGACATTGGAGTTCCTTGCAAGTATTTATGTTCACATACTCCCCTTTCCATTCTTTCCTTCCTCTGTCTCTGGTTTTCATTGAAAATGAGCAATGATTTATGTCTATCAATTTATTTCTATTCATGGGTTTCCATTAGATTTTCTAATTCAAGCGTTTCTATGGCCAGCCGTCTCCTTTAACAACATTATCTCCACAGAATTCATCTTATTCACATCTATCCCAATGCAAAAAGCTTTGACCAATGTAGAAAACTTCCAATGCTAATACTCTCCAACAGAACTTGATCTAGAACCAAAGTGACAGATGACAAGTACCCAAATCAGAAAATGTTTCTCCTTTTCATCCATCTACATCTAGTACTAGTACAAATATTTCCATCACgattcttttcttttgtgaaccagGTATGAGAAACCAAAATCTTACCTCTGGGCCTTCCATGCTGTTAACAAGTGACGGTGAAGAATGGTTGCATGGATATAAAAACAATGGTGGATGGAACACAGAAAACAAAAGCAACAAAAACACAAACATTACAAAACCACAGGATACTACAGCAAGACAAACACATACCGTTGTCCTACCATGGCGACATTTTTAGATACATAAAGAGATACATTATATAAACCAAAAAATGACCTACTAGAGAAGATGAAGCAATACATTTGGCCCACTTTAGATTACCCAATGCAACTAACCATTGATTTGATATACATAGTAAACCCAATTCAACTAACGACTGATTTGATATACATGGTAAATATGTCATAGTATAATAATAAGCATCTTACAGTTATAATTCCTATTCTAAAATAGCACAATTTCAAGATATGCAGAGAatattcaagatggataacagACCAGAAAAGGCAATTCTAGTTAACGTACCCCTCCTCCCAGAAAAGCTTCAATTTCAATGGGACCAAGGGTTGTTCCAGGCACAGCAGATTGCATTGGTTTATATTTCCGAGCTGCTGCAGCCACTGGATCTTTTTGTGACATCATCTCTACAATTAttagaaaattttaataaatatatcggTAACTACTGGACAATTTCTGTGCGACATTATAAAAAGCACAGCAATTAGAGCAAAAACATGTTAACCTTGTTAAATTATGAAAGATAGTAATCTCATGTTCAGAAACAGAAATGGTACATTTGAAGTAacaattaataaatattaatattgaagCATTTATCAGCTTAAGCAAATAGGTATTGCACAATCACACACTATGCATGATAGGGTAAAAAGGATTGCAACCAATCTTGATAAAATCTTCTAATGCAATTAAACATGATAATTATATTAAGATTTCTGGATCTGACGGGAGGTTGAAAAGTTACTTGCAGAATAGCTAAGTTACTATCATGTAAGTCCTCACAGAAACACAGATGGAACACATCATATGATATGATTATAGAAAGGACATAGATTTGTGAAAAGATGCACAAGTCATTTACATCTTGCATGAGATATGGGAATACAGCTAACCACAAATAATTGGGATAAGGCTGGATGGTTATGGTTAAGAGATAATGGAACAAGGCTAAAGGAGAAAAACTGAAGACAATGAACATAAGTTATCTAGATGTTTGGCTTAATCTGGAATATGTGTGCCAACATGGCATGGATATAGGCATGACATTTTCATACAAGTCCAGAATAAGAAATGATGATCGGAAGAATAAGAAATGATGAAGGATCGGAAGGCTCTGGGACATAAGCATGCAGCGAAACCCTACATTTGTACCCAAGTCCAGATGAAATATGAAATATGAACAAGAATGCATGTTACATTTGTATTGTTTCATATTGCATAAATATAGACTAATGCTCTTTGAAGGTTTTTCCTGATGTGGGCCAATGTTGGAGATCAATAACGGCTTCCAAATCTCACATTATACCTCTAAGATTGTCATAAAGAGCCTAGGAAAGCAATCCTAATGTTCATAGCATGTAATTTATGAGATGGATTGCAAAAGTGCAAGATGATGAACCATTAGGAGTGAATTCATATACAGGCATAACATGTATAAAACACTCTACTGAATTTccacatagaaaaaaaaaaaaatcaatcctagtAGCACCACTAGTCCTGGCAACATAACTAGTCTACCTCAACAAGAGGTAGTGCTAGTCCTGATAAAACTAACTTCCAGTTATTAATCTGTAAGTCAAAACAGATGTATGTCAAAAGCCATGTGAACTTCTAATATGATCATCATATGGTTGTCCATTGAGTCGAACTAAAAACTGTATAGATAAAATACAGAAAATCTTATATAATGCAAAGGTCAAATGATATTGCTAATTTTAGCAGCAAAGGTGCCATAGAAGCTTACTAAGCAGAGCATTTACAAAAGCAGACTTTCCAACATTGGCTGACCCCTGTAACAGATGGTGATTAGAACTGATGATACCTCAAATGTACAAGTTTCAGATTAAATCaacaaaaaagatgatttttggagGGAAAAAAAGTCTAGATGAAGCACCAATAAACAAACAATAAACATTGTAAAAGAGTAGAGGAGGAAAATACTAACCAGAATATATACATCTCGGCCCTGCaacaaaagccaaaaaaaaatatatcatcagcagctgcatcttattaaaaACCTAAGCACCACATATTTTTTAATCAACTATGGTCATTCCCAACCACAGGCTGATATGAGTAAAAGAAATATATGGTACAACAGAACAAGATGTAAACCTTAAAAACTGAACTCAGTTTCTCAAAAGAATTGAATTAAGTCACTGCACAGACATATCACCCTATAAAATCATGATAAATTCAGTATGATAATAGATTAAAATGGACCTTTTTCTCCTTTTGAATCTTTGATATGACCCCTGCAATCCCCACCAAAGACTTTGAACTAGTCAAGTGGATGCTGATAACACTGCAATAAAAAGACATATCTTAGGACAAAACCTGTTTTCTAaacatttataaaattaaaaaccaaagtTTGCTGCATGTGCACCCACATGTATGCATGTGTACCCACACTTATTGCAAAAGAATATCTCCAGTTTATGAACAGGAAATTGACACCTAATAACAAATCAAAGCAATGCTGACATGCTAAGCACAAAAAATATTGCAAAAGCAGATGCataagacaaaagaaaagaaagttgaATTCATCAAGCACCAATAACATGTGAATATTTGCAATATCTTTAATTTCCAAGTTGGATGATAGAACATTTCATACTAATGCAATGGTACACGATCatacttttaaatattttattaaacatCTAACTAGAAGAAATATTCATATGAAAGTATTTGTTGACATCAAACTGATTACCTCCGTGCAAGTATGGTAGTATATAACCTAGCCATGATTGTGTATTTTGCCATTATAGGGGTCATCCTCATTGCTAGCTGTTTGTCCAATTAAGAATACCCTATAAAGGAATATGATGCGGCACACATCATAATAAAGGGGTTGCATGAGGTTAATGTTCGCAATGAAAAGGCTTTATAAAGAGCTAGCAATGGGGAAAGCATGAAAGGAATGAAGCAAATAAATGAGCACAAATGCAGGGAACAAATAAACCTTGCTTGCATGTCGAATTGACATGACATGTTGTAGAAGAGTCACTGGTCAACTGCCATAAACATCAATACAAAGACATCTTTGGGGCTTCCTATAGAACCAGCACTGAAGATTCACTATTGTTAATAAAAGTAGGTAGATAGGATGTTGTTGTAGGCTCATGGTTTACCATCATGACCTAGGACTCACatagagaaaataaaaataactgaGAATCTGCAGGCAGGTAAGATTAGGAACCTCAAAAACTAACTAGTGATCAATGTAACCAagttaaatacataaaaaaaaatgcaGAAAGTACATTAGAAAAGAATATTGCGATAATTGGAAATTTGTTACAGAGGAAAAGATAGATACATACTTCAGCTTCTTCTTTGTGGTGGCCTCGACAACCCAATCACCAATACAATTTAGGTCTGTACCTTTAGGAAGGAGATCGATCTTAAAACAggcaaagaagaaaaaagaattgaTAAGCATTTAGTGACATGTAACGGCTtcaaaacacagaaaaatcaagtCATAAAATGCAATTGAAGGAGTGTCACCTTAGTTATGACCAGTATAATTGGATTAGCACCTGCAAGATCACGTATGCGTGCCAAAAAACTACCATTGAAGTCAATAATATCAACCTACATATTATGAGCGCCAAAGACAAAAAAATCTTTTAGCAGAATAAGTAGCTGAGAAGCATGCCAATTATGTCCATGTTGAGACAAGAAACTTTgccaatataattttatcatttacgTAAATCCAATCAGTATTATATTAACTTTTACATATTTAAGCAGCTTTCATGTCATAATGGAAACTACTTGGAGCAAAAGTAGTCTTCTTGAAGCTACAGCGAGGGTCTATACTCCATGGAATCAAGTAATACAGAGTATAGTTCTATATCAAACTGAAAGACCCCTTTACTCACTCAAAAGTTTCTTCTTCCTGACCAAACCTAAGTGTCATATCCAAACCCATGTCAcatcatgttaacaccaatttcTAATGTATATCAATATCCAGGTAAGTGAGGTGAGAATGAAAGGTTCAAGTTGGTTGTTCAAATTACACAAAAAGCAGGTCAGCTATGCGATATTGGGTCTTCATACATTTGACCAACTTGTTTTGTGGCCTGTTTTTCAGGACACTAATCAGTCAACACACAAGCCTAAAACAATCAAACCAAAAGCATTCAACTAAATCATTTTGGTAAAAGTATTGGTGTGCGACATGTAGTGAAGAACCCCTATCTTAAAATCATCTAGCATATTTCAAGCATGGATGTATCACAGCATAGTTCACCACAGCTAAAAATTGGAAAGAAAGCTTAATTTCAAGTTAGTGTCTTGTGCTTTTTGTTCTTCTCCTCGCCATGATAACCTAAGCCTGATCAAATAAGGTAGGTCATAGAGCACAAGTGCACAACTCTAGGTTTAGAAGGTCAGTGGAATGATTATTTTTTTGTGACAATGAAGGCATCCCTTGGTCAGAGGCCTTCCCTAAAAGATCAGTTGGTGGATACAGAAAAATATGTTGAGTTTGTGCAACTAAGGAAAAACCATCCAAAAGTCCTTTAGGCCTGGAAAGAGTTTAAATGAAGAGGAACGAGACAAGATTTCATGCAAGAAGCCATGTTCTTTTCAAGGTTACACCAAAGAGTAAAATTCTGACATGACCTTAGAGAATGCAGCATGGGGTCTCAAATATTATCTTGCATTACACTCACCCATGAAACCATAGGAACAGAATTTAGAAACCATTCGGTGATCCAGTTTTGGTGGTTCTTCTCGATGTCAAGCAAGATGGGATCATGCAGACTATCGGGTTATAGTTATGTTGGAGAACTATGTGCAACAGCAATTAACAATAGTAGTATTATTTCGCATGAAAAGACCTTTGATTATAGCATAACAAACCACGTTTTGCTATTAACAAAGGTAGAGAGCCATCTGTTTCTCAGTAGTGAACTCATGCCTAAGGGGATACCCCATTCAATGCTATTCAATTCAAATCCTCACAAGTTTAAGAGTGATAAAAAGACTTCACATAAGAGAACCAAAAGGAAATGTGATGGCCAGCATAAaagcatatctcatatatgtttcAACATAATACCTAAAAAGCTGTAGCTAAAGAGTAGGAagaaatgtatcacttactagcTTAACTATTAGCACTTTCTCATGGCGTAAGTGGGACAATTTTTCTCGAAGTTCCTCTGCTGACACAAACTGTTTACCCCCAGGATATCCACCATGTCCACAAACGGCAGTTACCATTTGACCATGCGACAACAACCTACACCTCCCACAAAGGATAGTTCTAAGCTGGCGATGCCTCTTCTTCTGCACCCAGCACAAAACAACACAACATAAAACGCACATAAAGAACTGGAATCAACCCAAATATGACCAGGATATAAAAcccaaaaaatcatcaaaaatagaagtcagAAGAACTAGAAACATGTATAACTACAGTACACCAGATTTCTTCAAGATACTGTGATTGTCTGATATTCTAATTAATGGATTATTTTTGCCCCCCAAGCCTAATTATATTAAACACGACAGTCAAGATCAAGAATCTCAGCTTGTATGACATTTGACTAGGTAGCAGACGATCAAGGTATAGAACTCACTTCAATTGTAATCAAATGACAGATGATAGCATCAAAAGAATCACAAATACATAGAACTTTAGGATCAGCGATAAATCTTCCCAGAAAACGACTTTTTTCCAAAACCAATAATGAATTTAGCTGACATATGATGAACTAGCAGATGATCGAAATGCAGAACTCGACTAAAAATAATTGAATTACCGacgaaagaaacaaaagaatcaTCGACATGTAGCATTCCAAATGAAAACAACACacgaaatttcaaaaaaaaaaaaagaaaggttttTGTTTCCAAATCAATAATAAATACAGACACCAATCCATCATCGGAAGGAAAAGTTACTAATTCGTAGGTGTCGGAATCAACGTATCCCGGGGCATCGACTTCGGTGGTCTGCAAGGGAGCGCCGCAGCCGTAGCAGCAAGCGACGGCGGAGGAGGCCCTTGCCTCGGGCTTCTTCTTCTTATGCTTTGTCCCGTCCTTCTTCTTGATGACGAGGGCAGCTGCGGACATGGAGTTGTGGCGGTCGAGGAAGCGGTCGCCGCGGGTGGGGGCGGCGGCGCCGCTGCCCTCGGGCTCTACGGGGAGCTGTGGGGGAGGGGGagaggcggaggaggaggaggtccgGCAGGTGATGGGAGAGGGCTTGCGGGGGTTCAGGGCTTTGGTGGAGAAGGGAAAGAAGCTAGGGTTCAGGGTTTTACTGGAGAGGAGGAGCGGGTTGGGCGCCATAGAAGAAGAAATGGAATCGGGACGAGCTCGAGAGAAGAGGGGGTGGTGGCCTTCCCAAGTTCTATCTGCTACTACTAGTATCCTACGTTCGAGAGAACAGGGGGTGGTGCCTTGGCTGATAGCCACGTGATCTAAACCAAAGGTGCAGTTGGGCTATCTGGGCCAGAAGACCCAAACTTTAGTTGGGCCTGTTAGTGGACCACAATACGTCACCTAAAGCAAGCCCAATGGCATAGTTTGAAGATTAGGCTGATCCAAGATTGTGTTGGCCAACAACAAcaaagggcaaaaaaaaaaaaaaaaaaaaaaagaaagagaaaaagaaggtaaCACCAACTAAGAATAATGTCGGTTCGACCAATAAGCACGCAGCAGTCTAGCTACATAGCCAAACTTGCACCTCTATGCCCCTGCCTGGCAACACTGTTGTACTGAACACAGATGACACCCTCAAGTGCCCATAAGCAATCCGACCTCTCAAATCAACTGCAATGCTCATGCGCACCTCCGTGCTATAACACAGACTCTTTCCAAGAGTGCTCCACAGCTCAACACCTCTGTGTCAACTCTAAGGCTTTGCCCCTCAAGCCAAGCACTGCTCATCCCAAATGTCTTGATCCTCAACATACCCTCGTGCCAAGACATAACCACTGTGTCACTGATCTACAACCCACCAAGCTGCCCTTCAGTACTACACATATCAAATCCACATAGCACGACCATGCAATGCCACCACTATGCATGAGGCCCGGGCAAACCCATCTTTAATGCAGTCCAGCTAAACTACCAAGCTGACATGACCTGTAGCTCCCCAAGCTACAGATGATCGTACACATCTGAGTTTGTTTCATTcacaaaagaaagattgattttgtTTGTGACGTCAATCATTGGATTGCGGAAGATGAAATAAAGAGTttgaagtattttgagatctacACAAGATATGATCCAGCGATAGCCATCATGAAAGAAGATAAATCATTCTTTCAATCCAAACCTGAAAAATATAGATAGTTTAGGTCACTTGAACCATAATTTTTATTTACATGAAAGATGGAAGGACTTGGATGAGATTTGGTGGCCTTTGTGTATCCCATCCATTTATATGTGAAGTAGGGTATAAACACGGTGGACATCAGATTGTATCCAAATTTCTGTTGCAATAGAAATATATTGCAGCCACATACAGTtggctttttcccttttttttttttttaaaaaaaagcaaagaaactcTTTCACCAAAGATTGTTCATTTTTTTCAGTCATGACTAGATTACACAAGAGACCACTAATATGTAGACTTCAAACTTGCAATTGTGGAGAAAACCTTCGAAATCCAACACTATATGCTTTCTTTTAGTTTTCTCAAATTTGAAACAAAattcttttattaaaatttttgattccaAATAGAAAATGCTATTTATGAGATGAAGACCTTGCTGAAGCAATAATGCTATATTGCTTGCTTTTGGCAAGCGTAGTGCTCTGGGAGAAAGCGTTGATGGCTATGCCTTCTTCAAAATAGTAAACTCCAGGCAGTCATGTGGACTGAGCCTGCAGGTGTTATGTTATTGAAGTAccttaagaaaaagaaaagggcttCCCACAGAACCCCAACATGTCAGGCTTCCTTGTTACATGGTAGAAGACAATTATCTTTATACACAGCAAacatatttcttaaaaattttaattaggctagAGTTATTTCCAACTAAAATTCAGAAAATATCTAACAATATCACAGCATCCACTCCACCAACAACTAATATTGGTATCAAATGTAAAAGAAACATTAAGACCACTGCCATATGCTGTGCTGTATGCCATTATAAAAACTAATACTGCCCCTTATAGGGATGCAATAAAATAACCTAAAACATAGCTTTTCTATTTTTATAGTACTGTTAgaagttaatttataattaatattaGTAGAAGTTCAAGAGTTTAGTCATTAATATGTTATGAAATTCAAAGAGTCATGTAACTCTTAAATCAAAAAGTCAACTTAGGAAAACTAAGAGTTATTTAGAAAATCAAGATTTACTTTGTATTCATGAGAGTAACCTAAGAGTCacctatatatatctatatatacgacCTTATGTAATGAGTCAAGTAGTGTGGAGTAATCTATGATTCTATAATATAAGTATATTATTCAATCCTCCTCCCACTCCAAGTATTTTCTATGAGCATCATATTCTATCAAAGCAGTAGTATTTGAGTTTGTGATTATGCCCATCGCCCTTTcaacaaagtggtatcagagcaagatcgaTCCTAAAGCAACTATCAAAGCATAGAGTTGATTCTACAGCAACTTACAGAACCTGAGAACCATAAAGCCATAGAGCCAGAAAGTCTCAGAGCTTCAAATCCAGAAAGCTTGAGAATTTTTTGAGAAagtaaaaacaaaaaaataaataaatatatttttttcaataaaattgagAGGTTGAAGCAAAGAAATCTCTTTATCAACAACAATAAGTGAATGCAATGGAGGGTGAAATGTCTATACCTGTGATTGCACCATTCAAACTGATACTCAAAGAGGTACTTAAAAAATTGAATTTATCACCAGCAAGATATGCATATGAAAAATCTGGACCAGATCATTTATCAATTTTTGTAGCAACAGCTGAGTTTGAAGATTCAAGTGAAAGATTAGTGATCGATGGTCATGAAAGTACTATAAagaaagaagctgaaaatgatactGTGCTATAAGTAATCAAATATTTGAAAcgtatttataatattattattaaagatG encodes:
- the LOC105037128 gene encoding putative nitric oxide synthase isoform X1, translated to MAPNPLLLSSKTLNPSFFPFSTKALNPRKPSPITCRTSSSSASPPPPQLPVEPEGSGAAAPTRGDRFLDRHNSMSAAALVIKKKDGTKHKKKKPEARASSAVACCYGCGAPLQTTEVDAPGYVDSDTYELKKRHRQLRTILCGRCRLLSHGQMVTAVCGHGGYPGGKQFVSAEELREKLSHLRHEKVLIVKLVDIIDFNGSFLARIRDLAGANPIILVITKIDLLPKGTDLNCIGDWVVEATTKKKLNVISIHLTSSKSLVGIAGVISKIQKEKKGRDVYILGSANVGKSAFVNALLKMMSQKDPVAAAARKYKPMQSAVPGTTLGPIEIEAFLGGGKLFDTPGVHLHHRQAAVVHSEDLPSLAPQSRLRGQSFPAVSEKSTLKDTDDIGLNGFSLFWGGLVRIDVIKVLPRTRLTFYGPRKLQIHMVPTVEANEFYHKELGIILTPPTGKERAESWIGLEAVRHLQIKFEDHRRPACDIAISGLGWISVEPSGMQLETDSNNAKDDSTRELHVAVHVPKPVEIFVRPPMPVGKTGGEWYHYQDLTEKEEELRPQWFY
- the LOC105037128 gene encoding putative nitric oxide synthase isoform X2, with the translated sequence MAPNPLLLSSKTLNPSFFPFSTKALNPRKPSPITCRTSSSSASPPPPQLPVEPEGSGAAAPTRGDRFLDRHNSMSAAALVIKKKDGTKHKKKKPEARASSAVACCYGCGAPLQTTEVDAPGYVDSDTYELKKRHRQLRTILCGRCRLLSHGQMVTAVCGHGGYPGGKQFVSAEELREKLSHLRHEKVLIVKLIDLLPKGTDLNCIGDWVVEATTKKKLNVISIHLTSSKSLVGIAGVISKIQKEKKGRDVYILGSANVGKSAFVNALLKMMSQKDPVAAAARKYKPMQSAVPGTTLGPIEIEAFLGGGKLFDTPGVHLHHRQAAVVHSEDLPSLAPQSRLRGQSFPAVSEKSTLKDTDDIGLNGFSLFWGGLVRIDVIKVLPRTRLTFYGPRKLQIHMVPTVEANEFYHKELGIILTPPTGKERAESWIGLEAVRHLQIKFEDHRRPACDIAISGLGWISVEPSGMQLETDSNNAKDDSTRELHVAVHVPKPVEIFVRPPMPVGKTGGEWYHYQDLTEKEEELRPQWFY